A portion of the Scleropages formosus chromosome 13, fSclFor1.1, whole genome shotgun sequence genome contains these proteins:
- the pttg1 gene encoding securin — MATLVYVDQENDGIRTPAPSKQRARLQSAPGGVYAEKCLKTPLSSRNHPQSGRKALGPLNKVCAAVSSSTQESRKPGVAIPARAKAEKNAEEYPEVEKFIPYNPLDFESFEVPEEVRLSHLCLAGLSSVSGPPVLPEDDELDELEPCPPTSPVQMRRGFSAELEAFLQTVNQLTVDLPPEMED, encoded by the exons ATGGCGACCCTGGTCTACGTTGACCAAGAGAACGACGGCATTCGCACTCCTGCTCCATCCAAGCAGCGCGCTCGGCTCCAGTCCGCTCCAG GTGGGGTCTATGCCGAAAAGTgtctaaagacccctctgtcgaGCAGGAATCATCCGCAGTCCGGCCGCAAAGCTTTGGGGCCGTTGAACAAGGTCTGCGCCGCGGTCTCCTCTTCGACACAAGAGAGTCGAAAGCCCGGCGTGGCCATA CCAGCGAGAGCGAAAGCGGAGAAGAACGCCGAGGAGTACCCCGAGGTGGAGAAGTTCATTCCGTACAACCCACTGG ACTTCGAGAGTTTCGAGGTGCCGGAGGAGGTCCGTCTCAGTCATCTGTGCCTGGCGGGGCTGAGCAGCGTCTCGGGGCCCCCGGTTCTGCCGGAGGACGACGAGCTGGATGAGCTAGAGCCCTGTCCACCTACTTCTCCAGTGCAGATGAGACGTG GTTTTTCTGCAGAACTGGAAGCTTTCCTCCAGACGGTCAACCAGTTAACTGTGGATTTGCCTCCTGAGATGGAAGACTGA
- the LOC108936869 gene encoding actin filament-associated protein 1-like 1 isoform X2, with amino-acid sequence METDFDSCKSMEHLVAELNVLLKLLDHETLSAATAEKKTAVRNLLKQLKPSLNGTDYMYMNTSIYRNGTSFVESLFEEFDCDLRDLKDAVEEQKDEREEETPETETPPPKSSPADTPPPLPTTPPPEDYYEEAVPLSPGKSPQYITTRVALCTFTGSSSPPNSIEDGYYEDADNNYPTTRINGHRKNSYNDSDALSSSYESYDEEDEETKAQRLTHQWPSEENSMGPVKDCRICAFLLRKKRFGQWAKQLTVIRENRLLCYKSSKDHTPYMDLPLKLCTVTYVPKDGRRKKHELRFSLPGGEALVLAVQSKEQAEGWIRIIREVSSQGSSGLGLDGTGSPSIVRKVELDKRLSADKQTSDSDSVATGDNVSSPVTREGRDQGKAKRAALSELTGSVSRAAGRKITRIISFSKKKPPLPGDHHTSPDDDDPRSGYLGVLVNQCWKERWCSVRGSSLYLHRDRSDLRTHINVIPLQGCEVVPGLGPKHPFALRIMRGGNEVAALEATCSEEMGRWLGILMAETGCTSGPESLHYDYVDVDTIANIRDAARHSFLWATSSSSASTDSRTYDEVPYEKVQPEEQSPKAGAPVKRHSSFSNREMQVDPAVTVKRHGSNANQYGKYGKTRAEEDARKYLSVKEALEKERDGIRSALLSLRKEKRVVKEELKSAAGKQKTTLEERLAELEECCKKKEADRVDLELKLTEVKENLKKSLAGGVLGAPVEVKPASMGSKTECPYSESSLPVNCASEIRKRPSSIYASAKGNVMQKAKEWESKKGT; translated from the exons CTATGGAGCACCTGGTGGCAGAGCTGAATGTCCTGCTAAAACTGCTGGACCATGAGACCCTGAGCGCAGCAACAGCGGAGAAGAAGACAGCTGTGAGAAacctcctgaagcagctgaagcCCTCAC TTAATGGAACAGACTACATGTACATGAACACTTCCATATACCGAAACGGCACAAGCTTTGTAGAATCCCTGTTTGAAGAGTTTG ACTGTGACCTGAGGGACCTCAAAGACGCCGTAGAGGAACAGAAGGacgagagagaggaggaaacgCCTGAAACGGAAACACCGCCCCCAAAATCG AGCCCAGCAGATACTCCGCCGCCCCtgcccaccacacccccaccagAGGATTACTATGAGGAGGCTGTGCCCCTCAGCCCTGGCAAGAGCCCCCAGTACATCACTACCCGTG TTGCCCTTTGCACTTTCACAGGTAGTTCAAGCCCCCCAAACTCCATAGAAGATGGATACTATGAAGATGCAGATAACAACTATCCGACCACCCGCATCAATGGTCATCGTAAGAACTCCT ACAATGACTCGGACGCTCTCAGCAGTTCTTATGAGTCATAcgatgaggaagatgaggagacCAAGGCCCAGCGCCTCACGCATCAGTGGCCATCTGAAGAGAACTCCATGGGCCCAGTGAAGGACTGCCGCATCTGTGCCTTCCTGCTGCGGAAGAAGCGCTTCGGACAGTGGGCCAAGCAGCTGACTGTCATACGTGAGAACCGTCTGCTG TGTTACAAGAGCTCCAAGGACCATACCCCTTACATGGACCTGCCTCTCAAACTGTGCACTGTGACCTATGTGCCCAAAGATGGGCGGAGAAAGAAGCACGAGCTGCGCTTCTCGCTGCCCGGCGGTGAGGCCCTAGTACTGGCCGTGCAGAGCAAGGAGCAGGCTGAGGGCTGGATCAGA ATTATCCGTGAGGTGAGCAGCCAGGGAAGCAGCGGTCTTGGTTTGGACGGCACCGGCTCTCCCTCCATCGTCCGAAAGGTGGAACTTGACAAG AGGTTGTCAGCTGACAAGCAGACATCTGATTCGGACAGCGTGGCCACAGGGGACAACGTCTCATCCCCCGTCACCCGGGAGGGCCGTGATCAGG GTAAGGCAAAGCGGGCTGCACTATCAGAGTTGACCGGGTCAGTGAGTCGGGCAGCGGGGCGCAAGATCACCCGGATTATCAGCTTCTCGAAGAAAAAGCCCCCGCTGCCTGGGgaccaccacacctcccctgATGACGATGACCCTCGGAGTG GTTACCTGGGTGTCTTGGTGAATCAGTGCTGGAAGGAGAGGTGGTGCAGCGTGCGTGGGAGCTCCTTATATCTGCACCGGGACCGGTCAGACCTGCGCACCCACATCAACGTCATACCACTGCAAGGCTGCGAGGTGGTCCCTGGGCTGGGACCTAAGCACCCCTTCGCCCTCCGAATAATGCGGGGGGGCAACGAGGTGGCTGCGCTGGAG GCTACCTGCTCGGAGGAGATGGGTCGCTGGCTAGGGATCCTGATGGCTGAGACAGGCTGCACTTCAGGTCCGGAGTCCTTGCACTACGACTACGTGGATGTGGATACCATCGCCAACATCCGTGATGCTGCTCGCCACTCCTTCCT GTGGGCCACCTCCTCCAGCAGTGCATCCACAGACTCCAGGACCTATGATGAGGTTCCGTATGAGAAAGTTCAG CCAGAGGAGCAGAGCCCTAAGGCAGGAGCACCCGTGAAGCGCCACTCCTCTTTCTCCAACAGAGAGATGCAGGTGGACCCAGCAGTCACGGTCAAACGACACGGCTCCA ATGCAAATCAGTACGGGAAGTACGGAAAGACCCGCGCAGAGGAAGATGCACGCAAATACCTTAGCGTGAAAGAGGCgctggagaaagagagggacGGGATCCGAAGCGCGCTGCTCTCATTACGCAAGGAGAAGAGGGTGGTTAAAGAGGAGCTGAAGAGTGCCGCAG GTAAGCAAAAGACAACCCTAGAGGAGCGtttggctgagctggaggagtgCTGCAAGAAGAAGGAGGCTGATCGAGTGGACCTGGAACTCAAGCTGACTGAAGTCAAGGAGAATCTGAAGAAGTCCCTGGCAGGAGGAGTATTGGGGGCACCAGTGGAGGTCAAGCCAGccagcatg GGCAGTAAAACAGAATGCCCCTACAGCGAGTCATCTTTACCAGTCAACTGTGCCTCAGAAATCCGCAAGCGCCCTTCCTCCATCTACGCATCTGCCAAGGGGAATGTCATGCAGAAGGCCAAG GAATGGGAGTCAAAGAAAGGGACATAA
- the LOC108936869 gene encoding actin filament-associated protein 1-like 1 isoform X3, whose protein sequence is METDFDSSMEHLVAELNVLLKLLDHETLSAATAEKKTAVRNLLKQLKPSLNGTDYMYMNTSIYRNGTSFVESLFEEFDCDLRDLKDAVEEQKDEREEETPETETPPPKSSPADTPPPLPTTPPPEDYYEEAVPLSPGKSPQYITTRVALCTFTGSSSPPNSIEDGYYEDADNNYPTTRINGHRKNSYNDSDALSSSYESYDEEDEETKAQRLTHQWPSEENSMGPVKDCRICAFLLRKKRFGQWAKQLTVIRENRLLCYKSSKDHTPYMDLPLKLCTVTYVPKDGRRKKHELRFSLPGGEALVLAVQSKEQAEGWIRIIREVSSQGSSGLGLDGTGSPSIVRKVELDKRLSADKQTSDSDSVATGDNVSSPVTREGRDQGKAKRAALSELTGSVSRAAGRKITRIISFSKKKPPLPGDHHTSPDDDDPRSGYLGVLVNQCWKERWCSVRGSSLYLHRDRSDLRTHINVIPLQGCEVVPGLGPKHPFALRIMRGGNEVAALEATCSEEMGRWLGILMAETGCTSGPESLHYDYVDVDTIANIRDAARHSFLWATSSSSASTDSRTYDEVPYEKVQPEEQSPKAGAPVKRHSSFSNREMQVDPAVTVKRHGSNANQYGKYGKTRAEEDARKYLSVKEALEKERDGIRSALLSLRKEKRVVKEELKSAAGKQKTTLEERLAELEECCKKKEADRVDLELKLTEVKENLKKSLAGGVLGAPVEVKPASMGSKTECPYSESSLPVNCASEIRKRPSSIYASAKGNVMQKAKEWESKKGT, encoded by the exons CTATGGAGCACCTGGTGGCAGAGCTGAATGTCCTGCTAAAACTGCTGGACCATGAGACCCTGAGCGCAGCAACAGCGGAGAAGAAGACAGCTGTGAGAAacctcctgaagcagctgaagcCCTCAC TTAATGGAACAGACTACATGTACATGAACACTTCCATATACCGAAACGGCACAAGCTTTGTAGAATCCCTGTTTGAAGAGTTTG ACTGTGACCTGAGGGACCTCAAAGACGCCGTAGAGGAACAGAAGGacgagagagaggaggaaacgCCTGAAACGGAAACACCGCCCCCAAAATCG AGCCCAGCAGATACTCCGCCGCCCCtgcccaccacacccccaccagAGGATTACTATGAGGAGGCTGTGCCCCTCAGCCCTGGCAAGAGCCCCCAGTACATCACTACCCGTG TTGCCCTTTGCACTTTCACAGGTAGTTCAAGCCCCCCAAACTCCATAGAAGATGGATACTATGAAGATGCAGATAACAACTATCCGACCACCCGCATCAATGGTCATCGTAAGAACTCCT ACAATGACTCGGACGCTCTCAGCAGTTCTTATGAGTCATAcgatgaggaagatgaggagacCAAGGCCCAGCGCCTCACGCATCAGTGGCCATCTGAAGAGAACTCCATGGGCCCAGTGAAGGACTGCCGCATCTGTGCCTTCCTGCTGCGGAAGAAGCGCTTCGGACAGTGGGCCAAGCAGCTGACTGTCATACGTGAGAACCGTCTGCTG TGTTACAAGAGCTCCAAGGACCATACCCCTTACATGGACCTGCCTCTCAAACTGTGCACTGTGACCTATGTGCCCAAAGATGGGCGGAGAAAGAAGCACGAGCTGCGCTTCTCGCTGCCCGGCGGTGAGGCCCTAGTACTGGCCGTGCAGAGCAAGGAGCAGGCTGAGGGCTGGATCAGA ATTATCCGTGAGGTGAGCAGCCAGGGAAGCAGCGGTCTTGGTTTGGACGGCACCGGCTCTCCCTCCATCGTCCGAAAGGTGGAACTTGACAAG AGGTTGTCAGCTGACAAGCAGACATCTGATTCGGACAGCGTGGCCACAGGGGACAACGTCTCATCCCCCGTCACCCGGGAGGGCCGTGATCAGG GTAAGGCAAAGCGGGCTGCACTATCAGAGTTGACCGGGTCAGTGAGTCGGGCAGCGGGGCGCAAGATCACCCGGATTATCAGCTTCTCGAAGAAAAAGCCCCCGCTGCCTGGGgaccaccacacctcccctgATGACGATGACCCTCGGAGTG GTTACCTGGGTGTCTTGGTGAATCAGTGCTGGAAGGAGAGGTGGTGCAGCGTGCGTGGGAGCTCCTTATATCTGCACCGGGACCGGTCAGACCTGCGCACCCACATCAACGTCATACCACTGCAAGGCTGCGAGGTGGTCCCTGGGCTGGGACCTAAGCACCCCTTCGCCCTCCGAATAATGCGGGGGGGCAACGAGGTGGCTGCGCTGGAG GCTACCTGCTCGGAGGAGATGGGTCGCTGGCTAGGGATCCTGATGGCTGAGACAGGCTGCACTTCAGGTCCGGAGTCCTTGCACTACGACTACGTGGATGTGGATACCATCGCCAACATCCGTGATGCTGCTCGCCACTCCTTCCT GTGGGCCACCTCCTCCAGCAGTGCATCCACAGACTCCAGGACCTATGATGAGGTTCCGTATGAGAAAGTTCAG CCAGAGGAGCAGAGCCCTAAGGCAGGAGCACCCGTGAAGCGCCACTCCTCTTTCTCCAACAGAGAGATGCAGGTGGACCCAGCAGTCACGGTCAAACGACACGGCTCCA ATGCAAATCAGTACGGGAAGTACGGAAAGACCCGCGCAGAGGAAGATGCACGCAAATACCTTAGCGTGAAAGAGGCgctggagaaagagagggacGGGATCCGAAGCGCGCTGCTCTCATTACGCAAGGAGAAGAGGGTGGTTAAAGAGGAGCTGAAGAGTGCCGCAG GTAAGCAAAAGACAACCCTAGAGGAGCGtttggctgagctggaggagtgCTGCAAGAAGAAGGAGGCTGATCGAGTGGACCTGGAACTCAAGCTGACTGAAGTCAAGGAGAATCTGAAGAAGTCCCTGGCAGGAGGAGTATTGGGGGCACCAGTGGAGGTCAAGCCAGccagcatg GGCAGTAAAACAGAATGCCCCTACAGCGAGTCATCTTTACCAGTCAACTGTGCCTCAGAAATCCGCAAGCGCCCTTCCTCCATCTACGCATCTGCCAAGGGGAATGTCATGCAGAAGGCCAAG GAATGGGAGTCAAAGAAAGGGACATAA
- the LOC108936869 gene encoding actin filament-associated protein 1-like 1 isoform X4, with product MVGLSSSSSVTAMEHLVAELNVLLKLLDHETLSAATAEKKTAVRNLLKQLKPSLNGTDYMYMNTSIYRNGTSFVESLFEEFDCDLRDLKDAVEEQKDEREEETPETETPPPKSSPADTPPPLPTTPPPEDYYEEAVPLSPGKSPQYITTRGSSSPPNSIEDGYYEDADNNYPTTRINGHRKNSYNDSDALSSSYESYDEEDEETKAQRLTHQWPSEENSMGPVKDCRICAFLLRKKRFGQWAKQLTVIRENRLLCYKSSKDHTPYMDLPLKLCTVTYVPKDGRRKKHELRFSLPGGEALVLAVQSKEQAEGWIRIIREVSSQGSSGLGLDGTGSPSIVRKVELDKRLSADKQTSDSDSVATGDNVSSPVTREGRDQGKAKRAALSELTGSVSRAAGRKITRIISFSKKKPPLPGDHHTSPDDDDPRSGYLGVLVNQCWKERWCSVRGSSLYLHRDRSDLRTHINVIPLQGCEVVPGLGPKHPFALRIMRGGNEVAALEATCSEEMGRWLGILMAETGCTSGPESLHYDYVDVDTIANIRDAARHSFLWATSSSSASTDSRTYDEVPYEKVQPEEQSPKAGAPVKRHSSFSNREMQVDPAVTVKRHGSNANQYGKYGKTRAEEDARKYLSVKEALEKERDGIRSALLSLRKEKRVVKEELKSAAGKQKTTLEERLAELEECCKKKEADRVDLELKLTEVKENLKKSLAGGVLGAPVEVKPASMGSKTECPYSESSLPVNCASEIRKRPSSIYASAKGNVMQKAKEWESKKGT from the exons CTATGGAGCACCTGGTGGCAGAGCTGAATGTCCTGCTAAAACTGCTGGACCATGAGACCCTGAGCGCAGCAACAGCGGAGAAGAAGACAGCTGTGAGAAacctcctgaagcagctgaagcCCTCAC TTAATGGAACAGACTACATGTACATGAACACTTCCATATACCGAAACGGCACAAGCTTTGTAGAATCCCTGTTTGAAGAGTTTG ACTGTGACCTGAGGGACCTCAAAGACGCCGTAGAGGAACAGAAGGacgagagagaggaggaaacgCCTGAAACGGAAACACCGCCCCCAAAATCG AGCCCAGCAGATACTCCGCCGCCCCtgcccaccacacccccaccagAGGATTACTATGAGGAGGCTGTGCCCCTCAGCCCTGGCAAGAGCCCCCAGTACATCACTACCCGTG GTAGTTCAAGCCCCCCAAACTCCATAGAAGATGGATACTATGAAGATGCAGATAACAACTATCCGACCACCCGCATCAATGGTCATCGTAAGAACTCCT ACAATGACTCGGACGCTCTCAGCAGTTCTTATGAGTCATAcgatgaggaagatgaggagacCAAGGCCCAGCGCCTCACGCATCAGTGGCCATCTGAAGAGAACTCCATGGGCCCAGTGAAGGACTGCCGCATCTGTGCCTTCCTGCTGCGGAAGAAGCGCTTCGGACAGTGGGCCAAGCAGCTGACTGTCATACGTGAGAACCGTCTGCTG TGTTACAAGAGCTCCAAGGACCATACCCCTTACATGGACCTGCCTCTCAAACTGTGCACTGTGACCTATGTGCCCAAAGATGGGCGGAGAAAGAAGCACGAGCTGCGCTTCTCGCTGCCCGGCGGTGAGGCCCTAGTACTGGCCGTGCAGAGCAAGGAGCAGGCTGAGGGCTGGATCAGA ATTATCCGTGAGGTGAGCAGCCAGGGAAGCAGCGGTCTTGGTTTGGACGGCACCGGCTCTCCCTCCATCGTCCGAAAGGTGGAACTTGACAAG AGGTTGTCAGCTGACAAGCAGACATCTGATTCGGACAGCGTGGCCACAGGGGACAACGTCTCATCCCCCGTCACCCGGGAGGGCCGTGATCAGG GTAAGGCAAAGCGGGCTGCACTATCAGAGTTGACCGGGTCAGTGAGTCGGGCAGCGGGGCGCAAGATCACCCGGATTATCAGCTTCTCGAAGAAAAAGCCCCCGCTGCCTGGGgaccaccacacctcccctgATGACGATGACCCTCGGAGTG GTTACCTGGGTGTCTTGGTGAATCAGTGCTGGAAGGAGAGGTGGTGCAGCGTGCGTGGGAGCTCCTTATATCTGCACCGGGACCGGTCAGACCTGCGCACCCACATCAACGTCATACCACTGCAAGGCTGCGAGGTGGTCCCTGGGCTGGGACCTAAGCACCCCTTCGCCCTCCGAATAATGCGGGGGGGCAACGAGGTGGCTGCGCTGGAG GCTACCTGCTCGGAGGAGATGGGTCGCTGGCTAGGGATCCTGATGGCTGAGACAGGCTGCACTTCAGGTCCGGAGTCCTTGCACTACGACTACGTGGATGTGGATACCATCGCCAACATCCGTGATGCTGCTCGCCACTCCTTCCT GTGGGCCACCTCCTCCAGCAGTGCATCCACAGACTCCAGGACCTATGATGAGGTTCCGTATGAGAAAGTTCAG CCAGAGGAGCAGAGCCCTAAGGCAGGAGCACCCGTGAAGCGCCACTCCTCTTTCTCCAACAGAGAGATGCAGGTGGACCCAGCAGTCACGGTCAAACGACACGGCTCCA ATGCAAATCAGTACGGGAAGTACGGAAAGACCCGCGCAGAGGAAGATGCACGCAAATACCTTAGCGTGAAAGAGGCgctggagaaagagagggacGGGATCCGAAGCGCGCTGCTCTCATTACGCAAGGAGAAGAGGGTGGTTAAAGAGGAGCTGAAGAGTGCCGCAG GTAAGCAAAAGACAACCCTAGAGGAGCGtttggctgagctggaggagtgCTGCAAGAAGAAGGAGGCTGATCGAGTGGACCTGGAACTCAAGCTGACTGAAGTCAAGGAGAATCTGAAGAAGTCCCTGGCAGGAGGAGTATTGGGGGCACCAGTGGAGGTCAAGCCAGccagcatg GGCAGTAAAACAGAATGCCCCTACAGCGAGTCATCTTTACCAGTCAACTGTGCCTCAGAAATCCGCAAGCGCCCTTCCTCCATCTACGCATCTGCCAAGGGGAATGTCATGCAGAAGGCCAAG GAATGGGAGTCAAAGAAAGGGACATAA
- the grpel2 gene encoding grpE protein homolog 2, mitochondrial translates to MAIRYLRLAQRNLQDLSKVLLLLPKNNSRTVAELYSTAAQRSRGDDFHGEDGVDDHSHSLTEARILKMRANKLEQEVRDLSERYKKALADSDMVRRRTQKFVEDAKLFGIQSFCRDLVEVADVLERATRDFQGEGLGPEGSTQLCKELVHVLDKLQFIFAKHGLEKMNPVGGRYDPYEHEIVCHVASDGVEPGSVALVKQDGYKLHGRTIRHAHVGIAMHTQVH, encoded by the exons ATGGCAATACGGTACCTGCGCTTAGCACAGAGAAACCTTCAAGACCTGAGCAAAGTACTGCTCTTGTTGCCGAAGAACAACAGCAG GACTGTAGCAGAGCTGTACAGCACTGCAGCTCAACGCAGCAGAGGTGACGACTTTCATGGCGAGGATGGTGTGGATGACCACAGCCACTCACTCACCGAAGCAAGGATTCTCAAAATGCGAGCCAACAAGCTGGAGCAAGAAGTCCGAGACCTGAGT gaGAGATACAAAAAAGCTTTGGCGGACTCTGACATGGTTCGGAGAAGAACGCAGAAATTTGTTGAAGATGCTAAGCTCTTCG GAATTCAGAGTTTCTGCCGAGACCTGGTGGAAGTGGCTGACGTGCTGGAGCGGGCGACAAGGGACTTTCAAGGAGAAGGACTAGGCCCTGAGGGCagtactcagctgtgtaaagagCTGGTGCATGTGCTGGACAAGCTGCAGTTCATCTTTGCAAAACATGGTCTTGAAAAAATGAACCCTGTGGGGGGCCGATACGACCCCTACGAGCATGAGATTGTGTGCCATGTGGCATCAGATGGCGTTGAGCCTGGCTCTGTTGCACTGGTCAAGCAAGATGGCTACAAGCTACACGGGCGGACCATACGGCACGCCCATGTTGGCATTGCCATGCACACACAGGTACACTGA
- the LOC108936869 gene encoding actin filament-associated protein 1-like 1 isoform X1 produces MVGLSSSSSVTAMEHLVAELNVLLKLLDHETLSAATAEKKTAVRNLLKQLKPSLNGTDYMYMNTSIYRNGTSFVESLFEEFDCDLRDLKDAVEEQKDEREEETPETETPPPKSSPADTPPPLPTTPPPEDYYEEAVPLSPGKSPQYITTRVALCTFTGSSSPPNSIEDGYYEDADNNYPTTRINGHRKNSYNDSDALSSSYESYDEEDEETKAQRLTHQWPSEENSMGPVKDCRICAFLLRKKRFGQWAKQLTVIRENRLLCYKSSKDHTPYMDLPLKLCTVTYVPKDGRRKKHELRFSLPGGEALVLAVQSKEQAEGWIRIIREVSSQGSSGLGLDGTGSPSIVRKVELDKRLSADKQTSDSDSVATGDNVSSPVTREGRDQGKAKRAALSELTGSVSRAAGRKITRIISFSKKKPPLPGDHHTSPDDDDPRSGYLGVLVNQCWKERWCSVRGSSLYLHRDRSDLRTHINVIPLQGCEVVPGLGPKHPFALRIMRGGNEVAALEATCSEEMGRWLGILMAETGCTSGPESLHYDYVDVDTIANIRDAARHSFLWATSSSSASTDSRTYDEVPYEKVQPEEQSPKAGAPVKRHSSFSNREMQVDPAVTVKRHGSNANQYGKYGKTRAEEDARKYLSVKEALEKERDGIRSALLSLRKEKRVVKEELKSAAGKQKTTLEERLAELEECCKKKEADRVDLELKLTEVKENLKKSLAGGVLGAPVEVKPASMGSKTECPYSESSLPVNCASEIRKRPSSIYASAKGNVMQKAKEWESKKGT; encoded by the exons CTATGGAGCACCTGGTGGCAGAGCTGAATGTCCTGCTAAAACTGCTGGACCATGAGACCCTGAGCGCAGCAACAGCGGAGAAGAAGACAGCTGTGAGAAacctcctgaagcagctgaagcCCTCAC TTAATGGAACAGACTACATGTACATGAACACTTCCATATACCGAAACGGCACAAGCTTTGTAGAATCCCTGTTTGAAGAGTTTG ACTGTGACCTGAGGGACCTCAAAGACGCCGTAGAGGAACAGAAGGacgagagagaggaggaaacgCCTGAAACGGAAACACCGCCCCCAAAATCG AGCCCAGCAGATACTCCGCCGCCCCtgcccaccacacccccaccagAGGATTACTATGAGGAGGCTGTGCCCCTCAGCCCTGGCAAGAGCCCCCAGTACATCACTACCCGTG TTGCCCTTTGCACTTTCACAGGTAGTTCAAGCCCCCCAAACTCCATAGAAGATGGATACTATGAAGATGCAGATAACAACTATCCGACCACCCGCATCAATGGTCATCGTAAGAACTCCT ACAATGACTCGGACGCTCTCAGCAGTTCTTATGAGTCATAcgatgaggaagatgaggagacCAAGGCCCAGCGCCTCACGCATCAGTGGCCATCTGAAGAGAACTCCATGGGCCCAGTGAAGGACTGCCGCATCTGTGCCTTCCTGCTGCGGAAGAAGCGCTTCGGACAGTGGGCCAAGCAGCTGACTGTCATACGTGAGAACCGTCTGCTG TGTTACAAGAGCTCCAAGGACCATACCCCTTACATGGACCTGCCTCTCAAACTGTGCACTGTGACCTATGTGCCCAAAGATGGGCGGAGAAAGAAGCACGAGCTGCGCTTCTCGCTGCCCGGCGGTGAGGCCCTAGTACTGGCCGTGCAGAGCAAGGAGCAGGCTGAGGGCTGGATCAGA ATTATCCGTGAGGTGAGCAGCCAGGGAAGCAGCGGTCTTGGTTTGGACGGCACCGGCTCTCCCTCCATCGTCCGAAAGGTGGAACTTGACAAG AGGTTGTCAGCTGACAAGCAGACATCTGATTCGGACAGCGTGGCCACAGGGGACAACGTCTCATCCCCCGTCACCCGGGAGGGCCGTGATCAGG GTAAGGCAAAGCGGGCTGCACTATCAGAGTTGACCGGGTCAGTGAGTCGGGCAGCGGGGCGCAAGATCACCCGGATTATCAGCTTCTCGAAGAAAAAGCCCCCGCTGCCTGGGgaccaccacacctcccctgATGACGATGACCCTCGGAGTG GTTACCTGGGTGTCTTGGTGAATCAGTGCTGGAAGGAGAGGTGGTGCAGCGTGCGTGGGAGCTCCTTATATCTGCACCGGGACCGGTCAGACCTGCGCACCCACATCAACGTCATACCACTGCAAGGCTGCGAGGTGGTCCCTGGGCTGGGACCTAAGCACCCCTTCGCCCTCCGAATAATGCGGGGGGGCAACGAGGTGGCTGCGCTGGAG GCTACCTGCTCGGAGGAGATGGGTCGCTGGCTAGGGATCCTGATGGCTGAGACAGGCTGCACTTCAGGTCCGGAGTCCTTGCACTACGACTACGTGGATGTGGATACCATCGCCAACATCCGTGATGCTGCTCGCCACTCCTTCCT GTGGGCCACCTCCTCCAGCAGTGCATCCACAGACTCCAGGACCTATGATGAGGTTCCGTATGAGAAAGTTCAG CCAGAGGAGCAGAGCCCTAAGGCAGGAGCACCCGTGAAGCGCCACTCCTCTTTCTCCAACAGAGAGATGCAGGTGGACCCAGCAGTCACGGTCAAACGACACGGCTCCA ATGCAAATCAGTACGGGAAGTACGGAAAGACCCGCGCAGAGGAAGATGCACGCAAATACCTTAGCGTGAAAGAGGCgctggagaaagagagggacGGGATCCGAAGCGCGCTGCTCTCATTACGCAAGGAGAAGAGGGTGGTTAAAGAGGAGCTGAAGAGTGCCGCAG GTAAGCAAAAGACAACCCTAGAGGAGCGtttggctgagctggaggagtgCTGCAAGAAGAAGGAGGCTGATCGAGTGGACCTGGAACTCAAGCTGACTGAAGTCAAGGAGAATCTGAAGAAGTCCCTGGCAGGAGGAGTATTGGGGGCACCAGTGGAGGTCAAGCCAGccagcatg GGCAGTAAAACAGAATGCCCCTACAGCGAGTCATCTTTACCAGTCAACTGTGCCTCAGAAATCCGCAAGCGCCCTTCCTCCATCTACGCATCTGCCAAGGGGAATGTCATGCAGAAGGCCAAG GAATGGGAGTCAAAGAAAGGGACATAA